One Mycoplasmoides pneumoniae FH genomic region harbors:
- a CDS encoding DUF31 family putative serine protease — protein sequence MANSLRNVNDYDPFKYRPSYFDLEAPTESFALGKFVDAIEVKQMALDAFSESSMVSIATSQLPKTAYTATSFIESEYYSFPYLFNDQKYYWDYFDYKIPAADFAVLELELDLNNQQDQQIKDHFIDPAIKAYKQLGDSTGLFATKPLTEYQNDTHYLLGYPVVPTDHTQLWECKQGAERFSYGYFYSNMARLTKNLRQGDPNAGSKTHIEYSNELLDKDSMDQGIVRFSTFLGANINYHDYDYRQQGYGLTLTDTNLPGGSSGSLVFNQDKKISSIYSAATESDSVGYAQLLRTPRDVNGISVVSQSYDLIFGDSNTKRYYAMFAKKQQTHLYSEILKSTDEQYRYVVDKQFN from the coding sequence GTGGCTAACAGCTTAAGGAACGTTAATGATTACGATCCTTTTAAATACCGCCCCAGTTATTTTGATCTAGAGGCACCAACCGAATCATTTGCTTTAGGTAAGTTTGTCGATGCGATTGAAGTTAAGCAGATGGCACTAGATGCCTTTAGTGAATCTAGCATGGTCAGTATTGCAACTTCACAGCTACCCAAAACAGCTTACACAGCTACAAGTTTTATTGAAAGCGAGTATTATAGTTTTCCTTATTTATTTAACGACCAAAAATATTACTGGGATTATTTTGATTACAAAATCCCTGCCGCTGACTTTGCCGTATTAGAGTTAGAACTGGATTTAAACAACCAGCAGGATCAGCAAATTAAAGATCATTTCATCGATCCAGCGATCAAGGCTTATAAACAATTAGGTGATAGTACCGGTTTGTTTGCCACCAAACCATTAACTGAATATCAAAACGATACCCATTACCTCTTGGGCTATCCGGTTGTACCTACTGATCATACACAACTGTGGGAATGCAAACAAGGGGCAGAGCGCTTTAGCTATGGTTATTTTTACAGTAATATGGCTAGACTAACCAAAAACCTAAGGCAGGGCGATCCAAACGCTGGTAGTAAGACACACATCGAATACAGCAATGAGTTACTCGATAAGGACTCAATGGATCAAGGTATTGTGCGTTTTAGTACCTTTTTGGGTGCTAACATTAATTACCACGATTACGATTACCGTCAACAGGGTTACGGTTTAACCTTAACCGACACTAACTTGCCAGGTGGATCGAGTGGCAGTTTAGTGTTTAACCAAGACAAAAAGATTAGCAGTATTTATTCAGCTGCTACTGAATCAGATAGTGTTGGCTATGCTCAGTTATTACGAACTCCTAGGGATGTCAACGGTATAAGTGTAGTTTCACAAAGCTATGACCTCATCTTTGGTGATAGCAACACTAAGCGTTACTATGCGATGTTTGCTAAAAAACAGCAAACTCACTTGTACAGTGAAATCCTTAAAAGTACTGATGAACAGTACCGTTATGTGGTAGACAAACAATTCAATTAA
- a CDS encoding DUF31 family protein has protein sequence MGFKLKGFGFLTLFASQAFLTACSATLTVANTNHKNESDKFVIFEPQPPLSQTIPKPEAEPVIEPDAVATPPVQNAEVQIKPDSSKGVYSPGFKFNTNFIPKVNTKYRPGYDLSFALKFGTSWKEAYGTGWLIDWKDVKQDNKFTAYLATNLHVADSLRNKDDYKPYNKDGNQKEFLPGDITTEFSLGKYIDAQTVQKLTPEYQNLKHLNNRNSDALVSIQTSKLPKTAYTATDFIKTAQYKYNHIVGNTVYELDLFQNAVSYADFAVLELELNLANNRDQQIFDSFINPAVTAYEKLGNSLGLFSNLQLDQYVDDTHYLLGYPLLKREKTSYWNLPQKGYSSPLYENSNKEVSRITRNIRKDDEIPGSRLVQNQINYLPFAQNDPKGVMDFSKYFNYVFNYHEKQYQHHGYGLLLEDTDFPGGSSGSPLFNQNKQINSIYFAALPSKSYGVSQILRATQNKDKSKNYDLIFGDSNTKKYYAQFAKEHKTHLYHQILQSNDEQFRFVENDQTVTSQTPFKS, from the coding sequence ATGGGGTTTAAACTCAAGGGTTTTGGTTTTCTCACACTGTTCGCCAGTCAAGCATTTCTAACTGCTTGCTCTGCTACGCTAACAGTAGCTAACACTAATCACAAAAATGAAAGTGATAAGTTTGTGATTTTTGAACCTCAACCACCATTGAGCCAAACTATCCCCAAACCAGAGGCTGAACCAGTTATAGAGCCCGATGCTGTTGCTACACCACCTGTGCAGAATGCCGAGGTGCAAATTAAGCCTGACAGCTCCAAGGGTGTTTACAGTCCTGGTTTTAAGTTCAACACTAACTTTATTCCTAAAGTAAATACTAAGTATCGGCCGGGCTATGATCTTAGCTTTGCCTTAAAGTTTGGTACTAGTTGAAAAGAAGCTTATGGTACAGGTTGGTTAATTGACTGGAAGGATGTTAAGCAGGACAACAAATTTACTGCTTACTTAGCTACCAACCTCCATGTAGCTGATAGCTTACGAAATAAAGACGATTACAAGCCTTACAACAAGGATGGTAATCAGAAGGAGTTTTTACCTGGCGATATCACCACTGAATTTTCTTTGGGTAAATACATTGATGCCCAAACTGTGCAAAAGTTAACTCCAGAGTACCAAAATCTTAAGCACCTCAATAACCGGAATAGTGATGCATTAGTTTCAATTCAAACATCGAAGTTACCAAAAACTGCTTACACTGCCACTGACTTTATCAAAACTGCTCAGTACAAATACAATCACATAGTGGGTAACACAGTTTATGAGTTGGACTTATTCCAAAATGCCGTAAGTTACGCTGACTTTGCGGTGTTGGAATTAGAGTTAAATTTAGCCAACAATCGTGACCAGCAAATCTTTGACAGTTTTATAAATCCAGCGGTAACTGCTTACGAAAAGCTAGGTAACAGTTTGGGTCTCTTTTCCAACCTGCAATTAGATCAGTATGTTGATGATACCCATTATCTATTGGGTTATCCGTTACTTAAACGTGAAAAGACGTCTTACTGAAACTTACCACAGAAGGGTTATAGTTCACCACTCTATGAAAATAGTAATAAGGAAGTTTCGCGCATAACGCGTAACATCCGGAAAGATGATGAAATTCCAGGTAGTCGTTTGGTACAAAATCAAATTAACTATTTACCCTTTGCACAAAATGACCCTAAAGGCGTAATGGACTTTAGCAAGTATTTCAATTACGTTTTTAACTATCACGAAAAGCAATACCAACACCATGGTTATGGTTTATTGTTAGAAGACACTGACTTCCCGGGTGGTTCCAGTGGTAGTCCGTTATTTAACCAAAACAAACAGATTAACAGTATTTACTTTGCGGCTTTACCAAGTAAAAGTTACGGTGTATCGCAAATTCTCCGCGCTACGCAAAACAAAGACAAGTCCAAAAACTACGATTTAATCTTTGGTGATAGCAACACCAAGAAATACTATGCTCAATTTGCTAAGGAGCACAAAACCCACTTGTACCATCAAATTCTTCAAAGTAACGATGAACAGTTCCGCTTTGTCGAAAACGATCAAACTGTAACAAGTCAAACACCATTTAAAAGCTAA
- a CDS encoding MPN594 family protein, giving the protein MNFSRRSLRVGAIVNVSVRSLLMRGKNRNKCNSIIFLTVGLLLFIAALALGVLVLFNGYQVNVNANGVDLKPFEIVHFPFAVKTFLSVLTFVLAAFGFVCMVASFLYFVSFKKLKPKANSAS; this is encoded by the coding sequence ATGAATTTCTCCAGGCGCAGTTTGAGGGTGGGCGCCATAGTAAACGTGTCGGTAAGATCATTGCTTATGAGAGGGAAAAATAGGAATAAATGCAACAGCATTATTTTTTTAACAGTTGGTTTACTGTTGTTTATAGCAGCTTTAGCGCTTGGTGTATTAGTACTTTTTAACGGGTATCAGGTTAATGTCAATGCTAATGGAGTTGACTTGAAACCCTTTGAGATTGTGCATTTTCCATTTGCGGTCAAAACTTTTCTTTCTGTTTTAACCTTTGTGTTAGCAGCCTTTGGTTTTGTGTGTATGGTAGCGAGTTTTCTCTACTTTGTCAGTTTTAAGAAGCTTAAACCAAAGGCTAATTCTGCTAGTTAG
- the rpiB gene encoding ribose 5-phosphate isomerase B — MQMNHPIYIASDHTGLELKSLVIKHLEQQKLQVIDLGPTELDPLDDYPDYAFLLAQTMQANPNSLGILICGTGVGVCMAANKAKGILAALVVDSKTAALARQHDDANVLCLSSRFVVPEENIKIVDEFLQAQFEGGRHSKRVGKIIAYEREK; from the coding sequence ATGCAAATGAACCATCCAATTTACATTGCTTCTGACCACACTGGTTTAGAGCTCAAAAGCTTAGTGATAAAACACTTAGAACAACAAAAGTTGCAAGTGATTGATTTAGGTCCTACAGAGCTAGATCCACTTGATGACTACCCGGACTATGCCTTTTTGTTAGCGCAAACAATGCAAGCTAATCCTAATAGTTTAGGCATCCTTATTTGTGGTACTGGTGTGGGTGTTTGTATGGCCGCTAACAAGGCTAAGGGTATCTTAGCTGCTTTAGTGGTAGACAGTAAAACAGCAGCATTGGCACGCCAACATGATGACGCCAATGTGCTGTGTTTGTCTAGCCGCTTTGTGGTTCCTGAAGAAAACATTAAAATAGTAGATGAATTTCTCCAGGCGCAGTTTGAGGGTGGGCGCCATAGTAAACGTGTCGGTAAGATCATTGCTTATGAGAGGGAAAAATAG
- a CDS encoding septation ring formation regulator EzrA — MVVIAALLGSLAVLAFLFYLWYLTIFIIVHKNQQYLEQTKALYNKLKLSNFNSVIVPFQLLRSEKKALEQPVKLLKSFQESFNSEINSALEQLLVFSEPKALYNCFWFNRNIKLLRKNLQGLHDKQQRYVKLTKNAIAYFDSSYDTLVFYRQAFCLLVSFINDFLVHKYDSLFYLNIINRISLLFKDVELHIKNKDVKQQNQALNKLHNNLAQTIITASRQYFFDVKVGYLNYHFQILSQKVTQLRSMKNKAINSQEVAKFQELITNIGATLAECSQALGNINLALCEHRINQAKEQIDVLSNAVSVKEKAISLVVSNVDSFLKSINHYQQQNALLQTLMKEIELMFQNNLDTVNIINQINEHSLLIAQKTQLLNQENALTEFIDYEKLFRLMSEAMKLLDGLKNLLNELFALSANKFDDYRFFVYTLDDFRFKFFQIENLIANEELIISEKTLKIISQAKHQFDDIFTQAKNDYEGAFSYLNEKVRFFQNQLTHVIVDVVGLMNLRSMCKHTFIFANKYRQESPQINESLETLTQFYQQQNYSETLSGLISLLGKIKSSAKQHHLDLN; from the coding sequence ATGGTTGTCATTGCTGCTTTATTGGGATCGTTAGCTGTCTTAGCTTTTCTGTTTTACTTGTGGTATTTAACGATTTTCATTATTGTGCATAAAAACCAGCAGTACTTGGAACAGACCAAGGCGCTGTACAACAAGTTAAAACTCAGTAATTTCAACTCGGTAATTGTGCCGTTTCAACTGTTGCGCAGTGAAAAGAAAGCGCTGGAACAACCAGTGAAATTGCTCAAAAGTTTTCAAGAGAGCTTTAACAGCGAAATCAATTCCGCTTTAGAACAGCTGTTAGTTTTTAGTGAACCAAAAGCGCTTTACAACTGCTTTTGGTTTAACCGTAATATTAAGTTGTTGCGCAAAAACTTACAAGGATTACATGACAAGCAACAGCGTTATGTTAAGCTGACTAAAAACGCAATTGCGTACTTTGACAGTAGTTATGATACCCTAGTATTCTACCGACAAGCCTTTTGTTTACTAGTTAGTTTTATTAATGACTTTTTGGTGCATAAGTACGATTCCTTGTTTTACCTCAACATTATTAACCGCATTTCCTTATTGTTTAAGGATGTGGAACTACACATCAAAAATAAGGATGTGAAACAGCAAAACCAAGCGTTGAATAAACTCCACAATAACTTAGCACAAACCATTATTACCGCATCAAGACAATACTTCTTTGATGTCAAAGTAGGCTATTTGAACTACCACTTCCAAATTTTGAGTCAAAAGGTAACGCAATTGCGCTCGATGAAAAACAAAGCAATTAACTCCCAAGAGGTAGCTAAGTTTCAGGAATTAATTACTAATATTGGTGCTACTTTGGCGGAATGTAGCCAAGCGTTGGGCAACATTAACTTAGCGTTGTGTGAACATCGCATTAACCAAGCTAAGGAACAGATTGATGTGTTATCTAATGCTGTTAGTGTTAAAGAAAAAGCGATTAGCTTAGTGGTATCTAATGTGGATAGCTTCTTAAAGTCAATTAACCACTACCAACAACAAAACGCCTTGTTACAGACTTTAATGAAGGAAATTGAGTTAATGTTTCAAAACAACTTGGATACCGTTAACATCATTAACCAGATTAACGAACACTCGCTGTTAATTGCACAAAAAACCCAACTACTCAACCAGGAAAATGCGCTGACCGAATTCATTGATTATGAGAAGTTGTTTCGCTTAATGAGTGAAGCGATGAAGTTATTGGATGGATTGAAAAATCTGTTAAACGAGCTGTTTGCGCTGTCAGCTAATAAGTTTGATGATTACCGCTTTTTTGTCTATACCTTAGATGACTTTCGTTTTAAGTTTTTCCAAATTGAAAACTTAATTGCGAATGAAGAGTTAATTATTTCCGAAAAGACTTTAAAGATTATTAGTCAAGCTAAGCACCAGTTTGATGATATTTTTACCCAAGCGAAAAATGACTATGAGGGTGCTTTTAGCTATTTAAACGAAAAGGTGAGGTTCTTCCAAAACCAACTAACCCATGTGATTGTTGATGTAGTAGGTTTAATGAACCTGAGATCAATGTGTAAACATACCTTTATCTTTGCCAATAAGTACCGCCAAGAAAGCCCCCAAATTAACGAAAGCTTGGAAACGTTGACCCAGTTTTACCAACAGCAGAATTATTCGGAAACTTTGAGTGGTTTAATTAGTTTGTTGGGTAAAATTAAATCATCTGCTAAACAACACCACCTTGATTTAAACTAA
- a CDS encoding F0F1 ATP synthase subunit epsilon — protein sequence MQPLRFLVLSPSGIKLDQAIISAQVKTTNGYLGLNYNRAPLIAAVQSHFCKILFANNTRRNAIIGAGLVLIKKTEAKIFTENFVFEDEIDLEATLKRKAELERQMNHSKDLKLNIKIEQNLMFELLKLSNKQR from the coding sequence ATGCAACCATTGCGCTTTTTAGTCTTAAGTCCCAGTGGTATTAAACTCGATCAAGCCATTATTAGTGCGCAAGTCAAAACCACTAATGGTTATTTGGGTTTGAACTATAACCGTGCGCCCTTAATTGCGGCCGTACAATCGCACTTTTGCAAAATTCTGTTTGCCAATAACACGCGGCGCAATGCCATCATAGGAGCGGGGTTAGTGCTCATTAAGAAAACTGAGGCCAAGATCTTTACCGAGAACTTTGTCTTTGAGGATGAAATAGATCTGGAAGCGACTTTGAAGCGTAAGGCCGAGTTAGAGCGGCAAATGAACCACTCGAAGGACTTAAAGCTCAACATTAAGATTGAACAAAACTTAATGTTTGAACTGTTAAAGCTTTCCAATAAGCAACGCTAA
- the atpD gene encoding F0F1 ATP synthase subunit beta → MKKENITYGKVHQVIGPVVDVIFTESSQLPRIYDCLSVKLAGEELFLEAAQLIGDDIVRCIALGPTEGLARNEKVTNYNHPIEVPVGKNVLGRMFNVLGKPIDGKEELPKKPQLPIHRKPPSFDDQSNTLEIFETGIKVIDLLTPYARGGKIGLFGGAGVGKTVLVQELIHNIAKEHSGLSVFAGVGERTREGNDLYYEMIQGGVIDKTALVFGQMNEPPGARMRVALTALTMAEYFRDHDNQDVLLFIDNIFRFTQAGSEVSALLGRMPSAVGYQPTLATEMGQLQERIASTKTGSITSVQAIYVPADDLTDPAPATTFTHLDAKTVLDRNIAALGIFPAINPLESTSRLLDPNIVGINHYKVALGVQNILQRFAELQDIIAILGIDELADEDKIIVERARRIRNFLSQPFFVAEKFSGIAGKYVPLSDTIQSFKEILDGKHDDLPEQAFFFVGTIQEAVEKAKRLKKATVEEK, encoded by the coding sequence ATGAAAAAGGAAAACATTACATACGGTAAGGTCCACCAAGTGATTGGCCCGGTAGTTGATGTCATCTTTACGGAAAGTAGTCAGTTACCCCGCATTTACGATTGTTTGAGTGTTAAGTTAGCTGGGGAAGAACTGTTTTTGGAAGCCGCGCAGCTAATAGGCGATGACATTGTGCGCTGCATTGCTTTGGGTCCAACTGAAGGGTTAGCACGCAACGAAAAGGTGACTAACTATAACCACCCGATTGAAGTCCCAGTTGGCAAAAACGTCTTGGGCCGGATGTTTAATGTTTTGGGTAAACCCATTGACGGGAAGGAGGAGTTACCCAAAAAACCACAACTCCCGATTCACCGCAAACCACCTTCGTTTGATGACCAGTCCAATACGCTAGAAATCTTTGAAACAGGGATTAAGGTGATTGACTTGCTCACTCCCTATGCCCGTGGTGGTAAGATTGGTTTATTTGGTGGTGCTGGTGTTGGTAAAACGGTTTTAGTGCAAGAGTTAATCCACAACATTGCTAAGGAACACTCTGGTTTAAGTGTGTTTGCTGGTGTGGGGGAACGCACCCGGGAAGGTAATGATCTCTACTATGAAATGATCCAGGGTGGGGTGATTGACAAAACTGCTTTAGTGTTTGGTCAGATGAACGAACCCCCAGGAGCACGGATGCGGGTCGCTTTAACGGCGCTTACTATGGCCGAATACTTCCGTGACCATGACAACCAGGATGTCTTGCTCTTCATTGACAACATCTTCCGTTTTACCCAAGCTGGTAGTGAGGTATCAGCACTGTTAGGTCGGATGCCATCAGCCGTGGGTTACCAACCAACGTTGGCGACTGAAATGGGGCAATTACAAGAGCGGATTGCTTCCACTAAAACCGGTTCGATTACCTCGGTGCAAGCGATCTATGTGCCAGCTGATGACTTGACTGACCCCGCTCCGGCTACCACCTTTACCCACCTGGATGCTAAAACGGTGTTAGACCGGAACATAGCAGCGTTGGGAATTTTTCCAGCGATCAATCCCTTAGAGTCTACCAGTCGCTTATTGGATCCTAATATTGTCGGGATTAACCACTATAAGGTAGCGTTAGGGGTGCAAAACATCTTACAGCGCTTTGCGGAACTACAAGACATTATTGCCATCTTGGGAATTGATGAGTTAGCGGATGAGGACAAGATCATTGTGGAACGGGCACGCCGGATCCGCAACTTCCTCTCCCAACCGTTCTTTGTAGCGGAAAAGTTCTCGGGGATTGCTGGGAAGTATGTCCCTTTAAGTGACACGATCCAATCGTTTAAGGAAATCTTGGACGGTAAGCATGATGATCTCCCCGAACAGGCCTTCTTCTTTGTTGGTACCATTCAGGAAGCAGTGGAGAAAGCGAAGCGGCTTAAAAAAGCTACTGTTGAGGAGAAATAA
- the atpG gene encoding ATP synthase F1 subunit gamma produces the protein MAFIQEIKRKMTTVQSTIKITNAMKMVSRAKFVRFKKQFKEVNYFFNEFYKAVGQVVLSLKKMPKPLENPKTLWVMMSSSLGLCGQHNTNMNKLLQTKFQPGDKIFFLGRKNQSFWNKGDTDNPTVGYVDIQDRDLSFDYCQQVSDQIMEQFDLHQLDRICIIYTQFKNPLIQHANSFQVFPFDVAMFKAFNPVKMEQKLDFEPDEETIIKLISPQFFDIALYGGLVETKLCESASRQNAMDAAAKNAKDLYEKYSIQFNKLRQNSITQEIIEIIGGIS, from the coding sequence ATGGCCTTTATCCAGGAAATTAAGCGCAAAATGACCACGGTGCAGTCCACCATTAAGATTACTAACGCAATGAAAATGGTGTCCCGTGCTAAGTTTGTCCGCTTTAAAAAACAGTTTAAGGAAGTTAACTACTTCTTCAATGAGTTTTATAAGGCCGTTGGGCAAGTAGTTCTCAGCTTAAAGAAGATGCCCAAGCCCCTGGAAAATCCCAAAACCCTGTGGGTGATGATGAGTTCATCGTTGGGTCTTTGTGGACAGCACAACACTAACATGAACAAGTTGTTGCAAACGAAGTTCCAACCCGGTGACAAAATCTTCTTTTTGGGGCGCAAAAACCAGTCTTTTTGAAATAAAGGTGACACCGATAACCCCACCGTTGGTTATGTTGACATCCAAGATCGTGACTTGAGCTTTGATTACTGTCAACAGGTGTCCGACCAAATTATGGAGCAGTTTGATTTACACCAATTAGACCGTATTTGCATCATTTACACCCAGTTTAAAAACCCCTTAATTCAACACGCCAACAGCTTCCAGGTTTTTCCCTTTGATGTAGCGATGTTTAAGGCCTTCAACCCGGTCAAAATGGAACAAAAGCTCGACTTTGAACCCGATGAGGAGACAATTATTAAGCTCATTAGTCCCCAGTTCTTTGACATTGCGTTATACGGTGGGTTGGTAGAGACAAAGTTGTGTGAGTCAGCATCAAGACAAAACGCCATGGATGCCGCTGCTAAGAATGCCAAGGATCTGTATGAAAAGTACAGTATTCAATTTAATAAGTTAAGACAAAACTCTATTACCCAAGAAATTATTGAAATCATAGGAGGTATTAGTTAA
- the atpA gene encoding F0F1 ATP synthase subunit alpha — translation MADKLNEYVALIKNEIKKYSKQIFNSEIGKVISVADGIAKVSGLENALLNELIEFENNVQGIALNLEQNTVGVALFGDYSKIREGSTAKRTHNVMQTPVGDVMLGRIVNALGEPVDGRGPIKAEEFDQVEKIAPGVMTRKTVNQPLETGILTIDALFPIGKGQRELIVGDRQTGKTSIAIDTIINQRGKDVYCVYVAMGQKNSSVAQIVHQLEVTDSMKYTTVVCATASNPASMIYLTPFTGITIAEYWLKQGKDVLIVFDDLSKHAIAYRTLSLLLRRPPGREAFPGDVFYLHSRLLERACRLNEEHGGGSITALPIIETQAGDISAYIPTNVISITDGQLFMVSNLFNSGQRPAIHVGLSVSRVGSAAQIKAIKQQTGSLKLELAQYSELDSFSQFGSDLDENTKQILERGKRVMEMIKQPNGKPYSQTHEALFLFAIAKSFIKFIPLDYIAKFKQRIMEEFDKEHPIYKEIATQKSFSEALEAQTNTAFKALVKRFVSALPDYDITKYGTMEELE, via the coding sequence ATGGCAGACAAATTAAATGAATATGTAGCACTCATTAAAAATGAGATTAAGAAGTATTCCAAACAGATCTTTAACAGTGAAATTGGCAAGGTTATTAGTGTCGCTGATGGCATTGCTAAGGTCAGTGGTTTGGAAAACGCACTCTTAAACGAGTTAATTGAGTTTGAAAACAACGTGCAGGGGATTGCGCTTAACCTAGAGCAAAACACGGTTGGGGTGGCGTTGTTTGGTGATTACTCTAAAATCCGTGAAGGTAGTACGGCTAAACGGACCCACAACGTGATGCAAACTCCCGTGGGTGATGTAATGTTGGGCCGGATTGTCAATGCCCTGGGAGAACCGGTGGATGGTCGTGGTCCGATTAAGGCTGAAGAGTTTGACCAAGTGGAGAAGATTGCCCCTGGGGTAATGACCCGCAAAACCGTTAACCAACCACTGGAAACTGGAATCTTGACGATTGATGCGTTGTTTCCGATTGGTAAGGGACAACGGGAGTTAATTGTGGGGGACCGCCAAACTGGTAAGACCTCAATTGCAATTGACACCATTATTAACCAACGTGGTAAGGACGTGTACTGTGTCTATGTAGCGATGGGACAAAAGAATTCCTCGGTAGCGCAAATTGTCCACCAGTTAGAGGTAACTGATTCGATGAAGTACACCACGGTGGTGTGTGCTACAGCCAGTAATCCCGCTTCGATGATCTACCTCACGCCCTTTACTGGCATTACCATTGCTGAGTACTGGCTCAAACAGGGTAAGGATGTTCTAATTGTGTTTGATGATTTGTCCAAGCACGCGATTGCTTACCGTACCTTATCCTTACTGTTACGCCGACCACCAGGACGGGAAGCCTTTCCTGGGGATGTGTTCTACTTGCACTCGCGTTTACTGGAACGTGCTTGCCGTTTAAACGAGGAGCATGGTGGTGGCTCGATTACCGCTTTACCTATTATTGAAACGCAAGCTGGGGACATTTCCGCTTACATTCCGACCAACGTCATTTCGATTACCGATGGTCAACTGTTCATGGTGTCAAACCTGTTTAACTCCGGTCAACGCCCTGCCATCCACGTGGGGTTATCGGTGTCGCGGGTTGGTAGTGCAGCGCAAATTAAAGCAATTAAACAACAAACCGGGAGCTTAAAGTTAGAGCTAGCGCAGTACAGTGAATTAGACAGCTTTAGTCAGTTTGGTAGTGACTTGGACGAAAATACCAAGCAAATCTTGGAACGCGGTAAGCGGGTAATGGAGATGATTAAACAACCCAACGGTAAACCTTACTCACAAACCCATGAAGCGTTATTCTTGTTTGCGATTGCCAAGTCCTTCATTAAGTTTATTCCACTGGATTACATTGCTAAATTTAAGCAACGCATTATGGAGGAATTTGACAAGGAACACCCGATTTACAAGGAAATAGCGACCCAAAAGAGCTTTAGTGAAGCGTTGGAAGCACAAACTAACACTGCTTTTAAGGCACTAGTAAAACGCTTTGTTAGTGCTTTACCAGATTACGACATCACTAAATACGGAACGATGGAGGAGTTGGAATAA
- the atpH gene encoding ATP synthase F1 subunit delta — translation MINAQAFGMALFQLSEEEKKVKKVYDQSHDFLKLARNFKDGSLAALLNTYTLTKKEKLKLIDKLFKNHFCDLFVDFLKTIVLKGYFNLVEQALKYFFDCVENEKHVQFIRIITAFELSAPQLKRIVAAMEKKLNSKIVYKTEIDKSLISGIRIESSAQLFEKNIRDQLSRLMEQFKGN, via the coding sequence ATGATTAACGCGCAGGCTTTTGGAATGGCACTCTTCCAACTTAGTGAAGAGGAAAAGAAGGTTAAGAAGGTCTATGACCAGAGCCATGACTTTTTAAAACTAGCGCGTAACTTTAAAGATGGATCACTAGCTGCTCTACTCAATACTTATACTTTAACCAAAAAGGAAAAGCTTAAGCTAATAGATAAGCTGTTTAAAAACCACTTTTGTGACCTCTTTGTTGACTTTTTAAAAACGATTGTGCTCAAGGGCTACTTTAACCTAGTCGAGCAAGCCTTAAAGTACTTCTTTGATTGTGTTGAGAATGAAAAACACGTCCAGTTCATTAGGATCATTACCGCTTTTGAACTGAGTGCGCCCCAACTCAAGCGAATCGTAGCGGCAATGGAAAAGAAGCTCAATTCCAAGATTGTTTACAAAACCGAAATTGACAAGAGCTTGATTTCGGGTATCCGAATTGAATCGAGCGCCCAGTTATTTGAAAAGAATATCCGTGATCAACTATCACGTTTAATGGAACAGTTTAAAGGGAATTAA
- the atpF gene encoding F0F1 ATP synthase subunit B, whose product MKLRATFVFKTTLVALSFALFALFLVSCTENVKEIKSESVINELFPNLWVFLAHLLAFVILLFLLLFLFWKPTQKFLNQRKALLEEQVNQANSLEQQAQALLQQANQRHENSLVVAKEIVDQANYEALQLKSEIEKKANRQANLMIFQARQEIEKEKRLIQEQSLKESVELAMLAAKELIIKKVDVKADKAFIEEFIRELEAEDDHD is encoded by the coding sequence ATGAAACTACGAGCAACTTTTGTATTTAAAACGACCTTAGTTGCGCTTAGTTTTGCCCTGTTTGCCTTGTTTTTAGTTTCCTGTACCGAAAACGTTAAGGAAATTAAAAGTGAATCAGTCATCAACGAACTTTTTCCGAACCTCTGGGTCTTTTTAGCCCACTTGTTGGCCTTTGTGATCCTGTTGTTCTTGTTGTTGTTCCTCTTTTGAAAACCCACACAAAAGTTCTTAAACCAACGCAAAGCGCTTTTGGAAGAGCAAGTCAACCAGGCCAACAGCTTAGAACAACAAGCTCAAGCATTACTCCAACAAGCCAACCAACGCCATGAAAACTCACTGGTAGTTGCTAAGGAAATTGTAGACCAGGCCAACTATGAGGCGTTGCAACTTAAAAGTGAAATCGAAAAGAAGGCTAACCGGCAAGCTAACTTAATGATCTTCCAAGCGCGTCAGGAAATTGAAAAGGAAAAGCGCTTGATCCAAGAACAATCCTTAAAGGAAAGTGTCGAGCTAGCCATGTTAGCTGCTAAGGAATTGATTATCAAAAAGGTGGATGTCAAAGCCGACAAGGCCTTTATTGAAGAGTTTATCCGCGAACTAGAAGCAGAGGACGACCATGATTAA